From Rhodothermales bacterium, the proteins below share one genomic window:
- a CDS encoding NAD-dependent epimerase/dehydratase family protein, whose protein sequence is LVGNKHFQFVHHDVTNFVYVAGDVNYVLHFASPASPIDYLELPIQTLKVGALGTHNLLGLAKAKGARFLLASTSEVYGDPLEHPQNELYWGNVNPIGVRGVYDEAKRFAESITMAYHRYHGVETRIVRIFNTYGPRMRKRDGRVVSNFINQALEGNPLTVYGDGSQTRSFQYADDLVEGIVRLLNSDETDPVNIGNPDETTILEFAREIQELTGSESDIVFEPLPLDDPKIRQPDISKAKAVLDWGPQVDRREGLRRTMEYFKSREAVATR, encoded by the coding sequence ACCTGGTTGGAAACAAGCACTTCCAATTCGTTCACCATGACGTGACGAATTTCGTGTATGTCGCCGGTGACGTCAATTACGTGCTGCACTTCGCGAGCCCTGCGTCACCGATCGATTATCTGGAGCTCCCGATTCAGACGCTCAAGGTCGGCGCTCTAGGCACGCACAACCTGCTCGGACTGGCCAAGGCCAAGGGGGCCCGGTTTCTGCTCGCCTCGACGAGTGAGGTTTACGGCGATCCGCTCGAGCATCCCCAGAACGAACTGTACTGGGGAAATGTGAACCCGATCGGAGTCAGAGGGGTGTACGACGAGGCCAAGAGGTTCGCGGAGTCGATTACCATGGCGTACCACCGGTATCACGGCGTCGAGACACGCATTGTGCGCATCTTCAATACGTACGGCCCACGTATGCGCAAACGCGACGGGCGTGTGGTGTCGAATTTTATCAATCAGGCCCTGGAGGGTAATCCGCTCACGGTGTACGGCGACGGATCGCAGACGCGGTCGTTTCAGTACGCGGACGATCTGGTTGAGGGGATTGTCAGGTTGCTGAATTCCGACGAGACCGACCCGGTGAACATTGGAAATCCGGACGAAACGACGATCCTGGAGTTCGCACGCGAGATCCAGGAGCTGACCGGTTCAGAAAGCGACATCGTCTTCGAGCCGCTACCGCTCGATGATCCGAAGATTCGTCAGCCGGACATCTCGAAGGCGAAGGCGGTGCTTGACTGGGGGCCGCAGGTCGATCGGCGTGAGGGCCTCCGTCGAACGATGGAGTACTTCAAGTCGCGAGAAGCGGTTGCCACCCGGTAG